In Chrysoperla carnea chromosome 2, inChrCarn1.1, whole genome shotgun sequence, the following proteins share a genomic window:
- the LOC123293825 gene encoding small lysine-rich protein 1, which translates to MPGKKGKGKKGLKGKKKKGSRKAGGGGGGGGGGGGGSRSAKGRCNVDVFSEAAMENAYYTCHNVQDCLKIRGFPWPEAAKKKKGKKGKGKK; encoded by the coding sequence ATGCCTGGTAAAAAAGGAAAAGGAAAAAAAGGCTTGAAAGGGAAAAAGAAAAAGGGATCCCGTAAAGCTGGTGGGGGAGGTGGAGGTGGAGGAGGTGGTGGAGGTGGAAGTCGTAGTGCGAAAGGTCGATGTAATGTTGATGTCTTCTCGGAGGCCGCAATGGAAAATGCTTATTACACATGCCATAATgtacaagattgtttaaaaatacgTGGATTTCCTTGGCCTGAAGCAGCCAAAAAGAAGAAGGGCAAAAAAGGGAAAGgcaagaaataa